A window of the Candidatus Kryptoniota bacterium genome harbors these coding sequences:
- a CDS encoding cytochrome c — MNFLSRLVIPESTEHLALLRYLLVVVSILIVTYSSIALIASTASAVLDSYGRRKGHGTFSRFARDLADLAAPGPGVVISLAVIPLITIILAYTQLFSGTDIGIPLFLTAAAVFYFTGFYFLVSYKKSFHLDSIYNAYGKLAGSHRNEIDSNVADDFEAFGRKAASARMRAGRRAAILLWIATWIFVGSVRYAFHPSGWASSEFVTILLSGGTFVSLLNYLVSALLIASASVLFFFFKWEKGIAISADEEYRSFVKRLVLPVGLVAVALEPVLIFFDIRSLPQTGISSATFGLAGVSLLLAFILLHLFYSMIKESDVNVGHYIFVGVILMVVIWAAKDEIALSYATRNHDQVLGQRYETMLAELNPETAAPVVSGEDIYSGRCSACHRFDIRLVGPPYNQTLPNFVGKMDSLEDFIMNPRQVVAGYPPMPNQGLKPAEVKAVAEYIMGVYLKSHPQAAGKDTTKAKI; from the coding sequence ATGAATTTTCTTTCGCGACTCGTCATTCCAGAATCAACAGAACATCTGGCACTTCTTCGATACCTTCTCGTCGTCGTTTCGATCTTGATCGTCACGTATTCGAGTATAGCACTAATCGCATCGACTGCTTCGGCCGTTCTCGATTCATACGGGCGAAGGAAGGGGCATGGAACGTTTTCGAGATTCGCACGCGATCTCGCCGACCTGGCTGCTCCAGGGCCGGGAGTAGTGATCTCACTCGCAGTAATTCCACTCATCACAATTATTCTGGCGTACACCCAGCTCTTTTCCGGAACTGATATCGGGATCCCGCTCTTCCTGACAGCGGCGGCAGTATTTTATTTTACGGGGTTTTACTTCTTGGTTTCTTACAAGAAGTCTTTTCACCTGGACTCCATCTACAACGCCTACGGAAAATTAGCAGGTTCTCACAGGAACGAAATTGACAGCAATGTAGCGGACGACTTCGAGGCGTTTGGGCGGAAGGCGGCCTCCGCACGCATGAGGGCGGGCCGGAGGGCGGCAATACTATTATGGATCGCTACATGGATATTCGTCGGCTCAGTTCGATATGCATTTCATCCGTCGGGGTGGGCATCGTCGGAATTCGTGACGATCCTTTTGTCGGGCGGAACATTTGTGAGTCTCCTTAACTATCTCGTATCCGCCCTCCTGATTGCAAGCGCTTCGGTCCTTTTCTTCTTCTTCAAATGGGAGAAAGGGATAGCGATTTCGGCGGACGAAGAGTACAGATCTTTCGTGAAAAGGTTGGTGCTTCCTGTCGGGCTTGTTGCCGTTGCGCTGGAGCCGGTTCTGATTTTCTTCGACATCCGGAGTCTCCCGCAGACAGGCATATCGTCTGCAACTTTCGGGCTGGCCGGAGTATCGCTGCTGTTAGCCTTCATCCTGCTCCATCTTTTTTATTCTATGATCAAAGAGTCGGATGTCAACGTCGGCCATTACATATTCGTGGGAGTCATATTGATGGTGGTCATCTGGGCAGCCAAAGACGAAATAGCTCTCAGTTACGCTACAAGGAATCATGATCAGGTGCTTGGTCAGAGATATGAGACGATGCTGGCGGAGCTGAATCCTGAGACGGCAGCACCAGTAGTTAGCGGGGAAGACATTTATAGCGGCCGCTGCAGCGCATGTCATAGATTCGATATCAGGCTTGTCGGACCACCGTACAACCAGACTCTTCCGAATTTTGTTGGGAAGATGGATTCACTCGAAGATTTTATCATGAACCCGCGCCAGGTTGTGGCGGGATATCCGCCCATGCCGAACCAGGGCTTGAAGCCGGCCGAAGTCAAGGCGGTCGCGGAATATATTATGGGCGTTTATCTGAAATCACATCCGCAAGCTGCGGGCAAGGATACGACAAAGGCTAAGATCTAA
- a CDS encoding carboxypeptidase regulatory-like domain-containing protein — translation MKTIRFVIALFFLLLGNDLTFGQSGSISGTVKFTGTLPEMKPYKVTYNIDVCGGDKSLDRLIVGSDSGVQYALIHIEGLAGKKETVSPSKYVVDQSDCEYAPHLLLVDHGDKFTVANSDPLFHNVHVYFAENHASAFNIAEPVKGMKVVQRVKKPGMYLLECDVHPWMNCYVYVGGDGYAAITDTSGKFTIPNVPPGKYKITMWHEGWDTKISAGKPEFSEPVEVTQDVTVVAGKTATADFSLK, via the coding sequence ATGAAAACTATCCGATTTGTCATTGCGTTGTTCTTTCTTTTATTAGGGAATGACTTGACCTTTGGCCAATCCGGTTCGATCTCAGGCACAGTGAAGTTCACAGGCACTTTGCCGGAGATGAAACCTTACAAAGTAACATACAACATTGACGTCTGCGGCGGAGACAAGTCGCTCGACAGGCTCATCGTGGGAAGCGACAGCGGAGTCCAATATGCCTTGATCCACATCGAGGGTCTTGCCGGGAAGAAGGAAACTGTGTCTCCTTCCAAATATGTCGTCGACCAATCGGACTGTGAATACGCTCCTCATCTTCTTCTTGTCGATCATGGGGACAAGTTCACAGTAGCCAACAGCGATCCGCTGTTCCATAACGTTCACGTTTATTTCGCAGAGAATCATGCATCTGCGTTTAATATTGCAGAGCCCGTGAAGGGAATGAAGGTAGTTCAGCGCGTCAAGAAGCCGGGCATGTACCTGCTCGAATGCGATGTCCACCCGTGGATGAACTGTTATGTCTACGTTGGTGGTGACGGCTATGCAGCCATAACAGACACATCCGGAAAATTCACGATACCCAACGTTCCTCCGGGCAAATACAAGATTACAATGTGGCATGAAGGGTGGGACACCAAGATTTCAGCGGGGAAGCCCGAATTCTCCGAACCTGTGGAGGTCACGCAAGATGTTACGGTAGTAGCGGGAAAGACCGCGACTGCAGATTTTTCTTTGAAATAA